Proteins found in one Rhizobium sp. BT04 genomic segment:
- a CDS encoding SgcJ/EcaC family oxidoreductase, whose product MRSRQPSASAAALVLGFVHVQAAAAAETATCAPVSEEQVANLFDRWNSSLATLSPQEVAKNYSEDSVLLATLANKLRLTQAERIDYFEHFLAKEPKGHIDSRDIKTGCNWAVDTRTYTFTMKDGSKVPARYTHTYEFKDGNWLITSHHSSMMPEK is encoded by the coding sequence TTGCGCAGCCGCCAGCCCTCCGCCTCTGCTGCCGCCCTCGTCCTCGGTTTCGTCCATGTCCAGGCGGCTGCGGCCGCCGAAACAGCGACCTGCGCCCCGGTGAGCGAGGAGCAAGTCGCAAATCTCTTCGACCGCTGGAACAGCTCGCTTGCAACGCTGAGCCCCCAGGAAGTCGCCAAGAACTACAGCGAGGACTCCGTTCTGCTGGCGACGCTGGCAAACAAGCTGCGCCTGACCCAGGCGGAACGCATCGATTATTTCGAGCACTTCCTGGCGAAGGAGCCCAAGGGCCACATCGACAGCCGTGATATCAAGACCGGTTGCAACTGGGCCGTCGACACCCGCACCTACACCTTCACGATGAAAGACGGGTCGAAGGTCCCTGCCCGCTATACCCACACCTATGAGTTCAAGGACGGAAACTGGCTGATCACCTCGCACCACTCCTCGATGATGCCGGAGAAGTAA
- a CDS encoding sensor histidine kinase KdpD yields the protein MTYAESRESVAQILRAGRHLLSLIDEVLDMARIEGGRMDLTVEPQPVAEVRPLCGKQQIRIEVVAPEEADLMVLADRRRLLQVFLNLLSNAVKYNRPLGSVIVSHRAMSDRIGIEVSDTGPGIPGDRVARLFIPFDRLGAERISQKGTGLGLALSKHLIDAMGGALGFRNRPEGGASFHVDLPRAPATRQEAQGQDLVIRSASLSTKI from the coding sequence GTGACCTATGCCGAGTCCAGGGAGAGCGTCGCGCAGATCCTAAGGGCCGGCCGGCATCTGCTGAGCCTGATCGACGAGGTTCTCGATATGGCCAGAATCGAGGGCGGCCGCATGGATCTCACTGTCGAGCCGCAACCTGTTGCCGAAGTGAGGCCGCTCTGCGGCAAACAGCAGATCCGCATCGAGGTCGTCGCGCCGGAGGAGGCGGATCTGATGGTGCTCGCCGACCGGCGGCGCCTGCTGCAGGTGTTCCTGAACCTCCTCTCCAATGCGGTGAAATACAATCGGCCCTTGGGAAGCGTGATCGTCAGCCACCGTGCAATGAGTGACCGCATCGGCATCGAAGTCAGCGATACCGGCCCCGGCATCCCGGGCGACCGCGTCGCACGGCTGTTCATCCCGTTCGACCGGCTGGGGGCCGAGCGGATCAGCCAGAAGGGAACCGGCCTCGGGCTTGCGCTGTCGAAACATCTGATCGATGCCATGGGCGGTGCGCTCGGCTTCCGCAATCGGCCGGAAGGCGGCGCTAGTTTCCATGTCGATCTGCCGCGCGCGCCGGCGACGAGGCAGGAAGCTCAAGGGCAGGATCTCGTTATCAGGTCAGCATCGCTTTCCACGAAAATTTAG
- a CDS encoding hydrogen peroxide-inducible genes activator, with protein sequence MKNLTLKQLRYFEALARDGRFRRAADACAISQPALSMQIKELEQELGSELFERSAREVKLTPFGQIFALRVRDILRAVEELGEFARASRDSFLTRLRIGIIPTIAPYLLPAIINDLNKTFAGIQIEVRETQTGKLVQELAQGQLDMAIVALPVSEPSLTELELFREEFVLVRRHEDGDKPVPEREALREMRLLLLEEGHCFRDQALSFCKVGPARPREIMEGSSLSTLVQMVGAGIGVTLIPEMAVPVETRSAHVSISRFPSPQPSRTIGMVWRNSTPMAKQLQEVAEAVRRSAETMREQYARGA encoded by the coding sequence ATGAAGAATCTTACCCTGAAACAGCTACGCTATTTTGAAGCCCTGGCAAGGGACGGCCGTTTCCGCCGTGCCGCCGATGCCTGCGCCATCTCCCAGCCGGCGCTCTCCATGCAGATCAAAGAACTCGAGCAGGAATTGGGCAGCGAACTCTTCGAGCGCAGCGCGCGCGAGGTAAAGCTCACCCCTTTCGGCCAGATCTTCGCGCTGAGGGTCCGCGATATCCTACGGGCCGTGGAGGAGCTGGGGGAGTTTGCCCGTGCCTCGCGCGATTCCTTCCTCACGCGGCTGCGCATCGGCATCATCCCGACGATTGCGCCCTATCTGCTGCCGGCTATTATAAACGATCTCAACAAAACCTTCGCCGGAATTCAGATCGAGGTGCGCGAGACGCAGACGGGCAAGCTGGTTCAGGAATTGGCGCAGGGCCAGCTTGATATGGCGATCGTCGCGCTGCCGGTGTCGGAACCATCGCTCACCGAACTCGAGCTTTTCAGGGAAGAATTCGTGCTGGTCAGGCGGCACGAGGATGGAGATAAGCCGGTGCCCGAACGCGAGGCGCTGCGCGAAATGCGGCTGCTGCTGCTCGAGGAAGGCCACTGCTTCCGCGACCAGGCGCTGTCCTTCTGCAAGGTCGGGCCGGCCCGCCCGCGGGAAATCATGGAAGGCAGCTCGCTCTCCACCCTCGTCCAGATGGTCGGCGCCGGCATCGGCGTCACCCTCATTCCGGAGATGGCCGTTCCCGTCGAAACGCGCTCGGCGCATGTCTCGATCTCCCGCTTCCCTTCGCCGCAGCCGTCGCGGACAATCGGCATGGTCTGGCGCAATTCGACGCCGATGGCCAAGCAGTTGCAGGAAGTCGCCGAGGCCGTGCGCCGCTCGGCTGAGACGATGCGCGAGCAATATGCCCGGGGTGCCTAA
- a CDS encoding ABC transporter substrate-binding protein, giving the protein MSQRLIPLLIAAAAFATPAAAADDLLKRPWDDIVAQAKQEGEVVWYNWFLQPRFRELSKGFEEKYGIKVTIPDGTSDGNQNKFLAERDRAEGDIDVMSLGGDQLPKFDVTAYFLGPLDILPGYSKLRTQINGGDGKGYAVAFWGNQTGLAYDPAQVDEAKLPQTFDDLTKWIKENPQAFAFNDTRGGGAGKAFLQTVVRSTVKPEDIAAGNFQAAWDWFAANKPNYGFASSNADSLTRLNGGEFQIVSAWEDHLAGLQQKGEIDKRMKFYIPTFGMPGGGNVVGIAANAKHKAASLLFVDWLTSAETQTLLAKEMGSAPVNSDAVKMADGVPAEQRAYAVDWFPVKQSDAITAQFLEKVVMGQ; this is encoded by the coding sequence ATGTCACAACGCCTGATCCCGCTGCTGATCGCAGCGGCAGCCTTCGCCACGCCCGCCGCGGCAGCCGACGACCTTCTGAAGAGGCCGTGGGATGATATCGTTGCCCAGGCCAAGCAGGAAGGCGAGGTCGTCTGGTACAACTGGTTCCTCCAGCCCCGCTTCCGCGAACTGAGCAAGGGCTTCGAAGAGAAATACGGGATCAAGGTGACCATTCCCGATGGTACCTCCGACGGAAACCAGAACAAATTCCTTGCCGAACGCGACCGCGCCGAAGGCGATATCGACGTGATGTCGCTCGGCGGCGATCAGTTGCCGAAGTTCGACGTCACCGCCTATTTCCTTGGCCCACTCGATATCTTGCCCGGCTATTCCAAGCTGCGCACCCAGATCAATGGCGGTGACGGCAAGGGCTATGCAGTCGCCTTCTGGGGCAACCAGACGGGTCTCGCCTATGACCCGGCGCAAGTCGACGAGGCAAAGCTGCCGCAGACCTTCGATGATCTCACCAAGTGGATCAAGGAGAACCCGCAGGCTTTCGCCTTCAACGATACCCGCGGCGGCGGCGCCGGCAAGGCCTTCCTGCAAACCGTGGTCCGCTCGACCGTCAAGCCGGAAGATATCGCCGCAGGCAACTTTCAGGCCGCCTGGGACTGGTTTGCCGCCAACAAGCCGAATTACGGCTTCGCCTCGTCCAACGCCGATAGCCTGACCCGCCTGAATGGCGGCGAGTTCCAGATCGTCTCGGCCTGGGAAGACCATCTCGCCGGCCTGCAGCAGAAGGGCGAGATCGACAAGCGGATGAAGTTCTACATCCCAACATTCGGCATGCCCGGCGGCGGCAATGTCGTCGGTATCGCTGCCAATGCCAAGCACAAGGCCGCTTCGCTTCTCTTTGTCGACTGGCTGACCTCGGCCGAAACCCAGACGCTGCTCGCCAAAGAGATGGGTTCGGCGCCCGTCAACAGCGACGCGGTGAAAATGGCAGACGGCGTGCCGGCCGAGCAGCGCGCCTATGCGGTCGACTGGTTCCCGGTCAAGCAGTCCGACGCCATCACGGCGCAGTTCCTCGAAAAAGTCGTCATGGGTCAGTAA
- a CDS encoding ABC transporter permease — protein sequence MSGKSWNRLLAIGLGLVLIVWLVVPFAMAVLWSLVDPDKAWSYPDLLPQKLSFRRWTEMWETTNLAVAIANSYTLAPIVACATLMLAAPTAYAFGRLEFRGKSVAQFTALLPLVLPGFVIALFFSALLNRIGIYNKFLGIVIGHTVLFLPYAIRILSVSYSLVRQDLIDAARDLGASRWARFSAAYLPVLKPGILAALVIVFIQSIEEFALSFVLGSPDFTTVPTILYSYLGYNFIRPNAAVVSLILVVPNIILMLLFERLLKSNGAVALGGKG from the coding sequence ATGTCGGGAAAATCCTGGAATCGCCTGCTCGCCATCGGCCTCGGCCTCGTGCTGATCGTCTGGCTCGTCGTTCCCTTCGCCATGGCGGTGCTCTGGTCGCTGGTTGATCCCGACAAGGCCTGGAGTTATCCCGACCTCCTGCCGCAGAAACTCTCCTTCCGCCGCTGGACCGAGATGTGGGAGACGACCAATCTCGCGGTCGCCATCGCCAACAGCTATACGCTGGCGCCGATCGTGGCATGCGCCACGCTGATGCTGGCCGCGCCCACGGCCTATGCCTTCGGACGCCTCGAATTCAGAGGCAAGTCGGTAGCGCAATTCACAGCGCTCCTGCCGCTCGTGCTGCCGGGCTTTGTCATCGCGCTGTTCTTCAGCGCGCTTTTGAATCGGATCGGCATCTACAACAAATTTCTCGGCATCGTGATCGGCCACACCGTGCTGTTCCTGCCCTATGCGATCCGCATTCTCTCCGTCTCCTATTCGCTGGTCCGCCAGGACCTGATCGACGCGGCGCGCGATCTCGGCGCCAGCCGCTGGGCACGCTTCTCCGCCGCCTATCTGCCGGTGCTCAAACCCGGGATCCTGGCGGCGCTGGTCATCGTCTTCATTCAGAGCATCGAGGAATTCGCCCTCTCCTTCGTGCTCGGCTCGCCTGACTTCACCACCGTTCCGACGATCCTCTATTCCTATCTGGGCTATAATTTCATCCGGCCGAACGCGGCAGTCGTGTCGCTGATCCTGGTCGTCCCCAACATCATCCTGATGCTTCTCTTCGAACGGCTGCTGAAGAGCAACGGCGCCGTTGCGCTTGGCGGCAAGGGATGA
- a CDS encoding type II toxin-antitoxin system VapC family toxin — protein MITHLIDTNAVIALIGRKSETLLKRVIDNDEGSIGLSTVVMHELYYGAYKSAKISYNLETLRLFMAEFSVIGFEQEDALAAGKIRAALATKGTPIGPYDVLIAAQARTRDLVLVTNNVGEFRRVDGLRVEDWTVGR, from the coding sequence GTGATCACACATCTTATCGACACCAATGCGGTGATCGCTCTGATCGGCAGGAAATCCGAAACACTGCTGAAGCGCGTGATCGACAACGACGAGGGATCGATCGGGCTTTCGACCGTGGTGATGCACGAGCTCTATTATGGCGCCTATAAAAGCGCGAAGATCTCCTACAATCTCGAAACGCTGCGCCTGTTCATGGCAGAGTTCTCAGTCATCGGTTTCGAGCAGGAGGATGCGTTAGCCGCTGGGAAGATCCGTGCCGCATTGGCGACAAAGGGAACGCCGATCGGTCCCTATGATGTCCTGATCGCCGCCCAGGCCAGGACCCGGGATCTGGTTCTCGTCACCAACAATGTCGGGGAATTCCGCCGCGTCGATGGCCTGCGTGTCGAGGACTGGACGGTCGGGCGGTAG
- a CDS encoding ABC transporter permease, with protein MTGIGPIVLLVGTVLGMAVAQSFGYFNFAGASGFSLEFWAKQLPSPLLRASLLYSLKIAFVSAIVSVALAYPIALWLRNPFPGSITLGALIKAPMMVPGLVAAFLFVNLIAFHGFLNEVLLGLGLISKPFRMQNDRYGAGVMLLQVWKNMPFALLLLGGAVRSIHTDLLDAARDLGAGAWARFRKIILPLTLKAMQAALVIIFIGAAGDYSFQAIAGPTSVSSLALYMYTVQHEFGQWNEAAVVAIVLMATALLGSLILAAAAHILFGGRRA; from the coding sequence ATGACAGGGATCGGCCCGATCGTGCTTCTGGTCGGAACCGTGCTGGGCATGGCCGTCGCCCAGTCCTTCGGCTATTTCAACTTCGCCGGCGCAAGCGGCTTTTCCCTGGAGTTCTGGGCAAAACAGCTCCCCAGCCCGCTGCTCAGGGCCTCGCTCCTCTATTCCCTGAAGATCGCCTTCGTCTCAGCGATCGTCTCGGTGGCGCTCGCCTATCCCATCGCGCTCTGGCTGCGCAATCCCTTTCCGGGTTCGATAACGCTCGGCGCGCTGATCAAGGCGCCGATGATGGTGCCGGGCCTGGTCGCCGCCTTTCTCTTCGTCAACCTCATCGCCTTCCACGGCTTTCTGAACGAGGTGCTGCTCGGCCTCGGCCTGATCTCAAAGCCCTTCCGGATGCAGAACGACCGCTATGGCGCCGGCGTCATGCTGCTCCAGGTCTGGAAGAACATGCCTTTCGCCCTGCTGCTGCTCGGCGGCGCGGTCCGGTCGATCCACACCGATCTGCTCGACGCGGCCCGCGATCTCGGCGCCGGCGCCTGGGCACGCTTCCGCAAGATCATCCTGCCGCTCACCCTGAAGGCCATGCAGGCCGCCCTGGTGATCATCTTCATCGGTGCCGCCGGCGACTATTCCTTCCAGGCGATCGCCGGTCCGACGAGCGTCAGCTCTCTCGCCCTGTACATGTACACCGTGCAGCATGAATTCGGCCAATGGAACGAGGCGGCCGTCGTCGCGATCGTCCTGATGGCCACAGCCCTGCTCGGGTCGTTGATCCTGGCTGCGGCAGCCCATATCCTCTTTGGCGGCAGGAGAGCGTGA
- the katG gene encoding catalase/peroxidase HPI, which yields MDNPTDSAGKCPVAHTHKAPTARTNRDWWPNQLNVQILHHGSGRADPLGQAFDYAEEFKKLDLDGLKKDLHALMTDSQDWWPADFGHYGGLFIRMAWHSAGTYRITDGRGGAGQGQQRFAPLNSWPDNANLDKARRLLWPIKQKYGNRISWADLLILTGNVALESMGFKTFGFAGGRADVWEPEELFWGPEGTWLGDERYSGERELAEPLGAVQMGLIYVNPEGPNGNSDPLSSARDIRETFARMAMNDEETVALIAGGHTFGKTHGAGDPSLIGPEPEGGAIEDQGLGWKSSFGTGVGKDAITAGLEVTWSQTPTKWSNYFFENLFGFEWELTTSPAGAKQWQAKNAEASIPDAYDAAKRHLPTMLTSDLALRFDPAYEKISRRFLENPGEFADAFARAWFKLTHRDMGPKVRYLGPEVPAEDLIWQDVIPAVDHPLVDAKDIAELKEKVLTTGLTVQELVSTAWASASTFRGSDKRGGANGARIRLAPQKDWDANQPAQLAKVLGVLEGIQKDFNTAQTGTKKISLADLIVLAGAAGVEKAAAAGGNAVSVPFTPGRMDASEEQTDVHSFAALEPRIDGFRNYVNGKRHQFMKPEEALVDRAQLLTLTGPEMTVLVGGLRVLKAGAPEHGVFTTRPETLTNDFFVNLLDMGTQWVPLAGKEGVYEGRDRKTGAAKWTGTRVDLIFGSHSQLRAFAEIYGQADAKGKFVKDFVAAWTKVMNADRFDLV from the coding sequence ATGGACAACCCCACTGATAGCGCAGGCAAATGTCCTGTTGCCCACACGCATAAGGCTCCGACCGCCCGGACGAACCGCGACTGGTGGCCGAACCAGCTGAACGTGCAGATTCTTCACCACGGTTCCGGCCGCGCCGATCCGCTCGGCCAAGCCTTCGACTATGCCGAGGAGTTCAAGAAGCTCGATCTCGACGGCCTGAAGAAGGATCTGCACGCGCTGATGACGGATTCGCAGGACTGGTGGCCGGCCGATTTCGGTCATTACGGCGGCCTGTTCATCCGTATGGCCTGGCACAGCGCCGGCACCTACCGCATCACCGACGGCCGCGGCGGCGCCGGCCAGGGCCAGCAGCGTTTCGCGCCGCTCAACAGCTGGCCTGACAATGCCAACCTCGACAAGGCCCGCCGTCTGCTCTGGCCGATCAAGCAGAAATACGGCAACCGCATCTCCTGGGCCGATCTTCTGATCCTCACCGGCAACGTCGCGCTCGAATCTATGGGTTTCAAGACCTTCGGTTTCGCCGGCGGTCGCGCCGACGTCTGGGAGCCTGAGGAACTGTTCTGGGGTCCTGAGGGAACCTGGCTGGGTGACGAGCGCTACAGCGGCGAACGCGAACTGGCGGAGCCGCTCGGCGCCGTGCAGATGGGCCTCATCTATGTCAACCCCGAGGGCCCGAACGGCAATTCCGATCCGCTCTCTTCCGCCCGCGACATTCGCGAAACCTTCGCTCGCATGGCAATGAACGACGAAGAGACCGTGGCACTGATCGCCGGCGGCCATACCTTCGGCAAGACGCATGGCGCCGGCGACCCGTCCCTGATCGGCCCCGAACCAGAAGGCGGCGCGATCGAGGACCAGGGTCTCGGCTGGAAGAGCTCGTTCGGCACCGGCGTCGGCAAGGATGCCATCACCGCCGGCCTCGAAGTCACCTGGTCGCAGACGCCGACCAAGTGGAGCAACTACTTCTTCGAAAACCTCTTCGGCTTCGAATGGGAACTGACGACGAGCCCGGCCGGCGCGAAGCAGTGGCAGGCCAAGAACGCCGAAGCCTCCATTCCGGATGCCTACGACGCCGCGAAGCGGCACCTGCCGACCATGCTGACGAGCGATCTGGCGCTGCGTTTCGATCCGGCCTACGAGAAGATCTCGCGCCGCTTCCTCGAAAATCCCGGTGAGTTCGCCGACGCTTTTGCCCGCGCCTGGTTCAAGCTGACCCACCGCGACATGGGACCGAAGGTACGCTATCTCGGCCCGGAAGTTCCGGCCGAAGACCTGATCTGGCAGGATGTGATCCCGGCCGTCGACCATCCGCTCGTTGACGCCAAGGACATTGCCGAACTGAAGGAAAAGGTTCTCACCACCGGCCTCACCGTGCAGGAGCTGGTCTCGACCGCATGGGCATCGGCCTCGACCTTCCGCGGCTCCGACAAGCGCGGCGGCGCCAATGGCGCACGCATCCGCCTTGCCCCGCAGAAGGACTGGGACGCCAATCAGCCGGCGCAGCTCGCCAAGGTGCTCGGCGTTCTCGAAGGCATCCAGAAGGACTTCAACACCGCCCAGACCGGGACTAAGAAGATCTCGCTGGCCGACCTGATCGTTCTCGCCGGTGCAGCCGGCGTCGAGAAGGCGGCGGCAGCCGGCGGCAACGCCGTCAGCGTGCCCTTCACGCCGGGCCGGATGGATGCTTCCGAAGAGCAGACCGACGTGCATTCCTTCGCAGCGCTCGAGCCGCGTATCGACGGCTTCCGCAACTACGTGAACGGCAAGCGCCATCAGTTCATGAAGCCGGAAGAAGCGCTCGTCGACCGCGCCCAGCTCTTGACGCTGACCGGGCCCGAAATGACCGTTCTCGTCGGCGGCCTGCGCGTGCTGAAGGCAGGCGCCCCCGAGCACGGCGTCTTCACCACGCGTCCCGAGACGCTGACGAACGACTTCTTCGTCAACCTGCTCGACATGGGCACGCAGTGGGTTCCCCTCGCCGGCAAGGAAGGCGTCTATGAAGGCCGCGACCGCAAGACGGGTGCTGCCAAGTGGACCGGCACCCGCGTCGACCTGATCTTCGGCTCGCACTCACAGCTTCGCGCCTTCGCCGAAATCTACGGCCAGGCCGACGCCAAGGGGAAGTTCGTCAAGGACTTCGTCGCGGCTTGGACCAAGGTCATGAACGCCGATCGTTTCGATCTCGTCTGA
- a CDS encoding DUF3299 domain-containing protein, with protein MMKHKPFLLTFAALALGCAWPISGAFAAAQPIFWSALRPADQAKATVPLSGKAVSGPQGETLAWHGEDPIELTGFVLPIDQDGDLVYEFMLVPWAGACSHMPSPPPNQLVRVVPEEPLHLARLYETVTVTGSLRPGLDQAQFFMIDGNRVLTYGYSIGHAHVATATATTDPDLLSLSPFGILPRQ; from the coding sequence ATGATGAAGCACAAGCCTTTCCTCCTGACGTTCGCGGCGCTGGCATTAGGTTGCGCATGGCCGATTTCCGGCGCCTTCGCTGCAGCTCAGCCCATTTTCTGGAGCGCTTTACGGCCGGCCGATCAGGCCAAAGCGACGGTGCCGCTGTCGGGCAAGGCGGTGAGCGGCCCACAGGGCGAAACACTCGCCTGGCATGGCGAGGATCCGATCGAATTGACGGGTTTTGTTCTGCCGATCGACCAGGATGGCGATCTTGTCTACGAATTCATGCTGGTGCCCTGGGCCGGAGCCTGCAGCCACATGCCCTCCCCTCCGCCCAACCAACTGGTTCGTGTCGTTCCGGAAGAACCTTTGCATCTGGCAAGACTATACGAGACCGTCACCGTGACGGGTAGTCTGCGGCCCGGCCTGGATCAGGCGCAATTCTTCATGATCGACGGTAACCGCGTCCTCACCTACGGCTACAGTATAGGCCATGCCCATGTCGCGACAGCAACGGCGACGACCGATCCCGATCTGCTGTCACTTTCGCCTTTCGGCATTCTGCCTCGCCAGTAG
- a CDS encoding ROK family transcriptional regulator: MHADLGPWPRPVSLTDIEYAVLRHIRLHPGKSRTEIAAALGLSKSMLTKAVANFDRFKLVREERATLDDGERGQPPLRLSLNDNAFHSIGIYIRQGLYAVTRSDLSGNIQERVSRQVDALIEPILDDIARLIETSPSPILGVGHAVPALVGEDGTLFEVTPTQAALPLSELAERISARFRLPVYWDNGAYCAAAFEAHRPHTDHRCLFYISLDFGIGGGVVTKGTVFRGAYNQASNIGALIPETGPRPNLSDLARHLGCSLERLSEDFLSALFQEGDSRLLAWIDDRGRKLSRPLATVVQLFNPDAIVVGGFFPRKVLERLCERIDLGALDVAGRRPLTRPTLAVTRLLGPAGLAEAASLLPIAAELLGQHSPRANAYRTR; encoded by the coding sequence TTGCACGCAGATCTGGGACCTTGGCCGCGACCGGTCAGCCTGACCGACATCGAATATGCCGTCCTGCGCCATATCCGTCTGCATCCGGGGAAAAGCCGGACGGAGATTGCCGCAGCGCTCGGCCTGTCGAAATCGATGCTGACCAAGGCCGTCGCCAATTTCGATCGTTTCAAACTGGTCCGCGAGGAACGCGCCACGCTCGATGACGGCGAACGCGGCCAGCCGCCGCTCCGGCTTTCGCTGAACGACAACGCCTTTCACAGCATCGGCATCTATATCAGGCAGGGGCTTTATGCCGTTACCCGCTCCGACCTCAGCGGCAATATCCAAGAGCGCGTGTCACGGCAGGTCGATGCGCTGATCGAGCCGATCCTCGACGATATCGCCCGCCTCATCGAGACGTCGCCATCGCCTATCCTTGGTGTCGGGCACGCCGTTCCCGCCCTCGTCGGCGAGGACGGCACGCTATTCGAGGTGACGCCGACACAGGCTGCTTTGCCCCTGTCGGAGCTTGCCGAGAGGATCAGCGCCCGCTTCAGGCTTCCTGTCTATTGGGATAACGGCGCTTATTGCGCCGCGGCTTTCGAAGCGCATCGCCCGCACACAGATCACCGCTGCCTCTTCTATATCTCGCTGGATTTCGGCATCGGCGGCGGAGTCGTTACCAAGGGCACTGTCTTTCGCGGCGCCTATAACCAGGCGTCGAATATCGGTGCGCTCATTCCCGAAACCGGCCCCCGGCCGAACCTTTCCGATCTCGCCCGCCATCTCGGCTGCTCCCTGGAGCGACTCTCGGAGGACTTCCTCTCGGCGCTGTTTCAGGAGGGAGATTCCCGCCTGCTCGCCTGGATCGATGACCGCGGCAGGAAGCTGTCGAGGCCGCTGGCAACCGTGGTGCAGCTTTTCAATCCCGATGCGATCGTCGTCGGCGGCTTCTTCCCGCGCAAGGTACTGGAGCGGCTTTGCGAGCGGATCGATCTCGGCGCCCTCGACGTGGCCGGCCGGCGGCCGCTGACCAGGCCGACGCTTGCCGTAACCCGTCTCTTGGGTCCTGCCGGGCTTGCGGAGGCAGCCTCACTGTTGCCGATTGCCGCCGAACTGCTCGGCCAGCATTCGCCGAGGGCCAATGCCTATCGTACGAGGTAA
- a CDS encoding ABC transporter ATP-binding protein gives MASLSIQGVSKTFANGHRVLDDITIDVASGEFLTLLGPSGCGKTTLLKAIAGFHPLTSGRFLIDGKDVTALPPESRNTAMCFQSYALFPHMTVAENILFGPRQSGAGKAECHARLDAALQQVDLVAHATKLPSALSGGQQQRVALARAMAMRPGVILFDEPLSNLDAKLREQVRFEIRALQAKHGFTAIYVTHDQAEALAMSDRIVVLNGGRIEQIDTPAAIYDRPASRFVADFIGAANILKADILGLEAETTWRVRTDLGEFDIRSESDPKASNHFVCWRPEAAEIVLEAQTPQSNTFQAVVTAQAFQGNVTDVLVRSGKSDAAYRIQTRRPLTVGASVMVRVDPASFCFLEATH, from the coding sequence TTGGCGAGCTTGTCCATCCAGGGAGTGAGCAAGACCTTCGCGAACGGGCATAGGGTTCTTGATGACATCACGATCGACGTTGCATCGGGGGAGTTCCTGACGTTGCTCGGGCCGTCGGGATGCGGCAAGACCACGCTTTTGAAGGCGATCGCCGGATTCCATCCGCTCACGTCAGGCCGCTTCCTGATCGACGGCAAAGACGTCACCGCGCTGCCGCCGGAGAGCCGCAACACGGCAATGTGTTTCCAGTCCTATGCACTCTTCCCACACATGACCGTGGCCGAAAACATCCTATTCGGTCCCCGGCAGAGCGGCGCGGGCAAGGCCGAATGCCATGCGAGGCTCGACGCCGCCCTGCAACAGGTGGACCTTGTCGCGCATGCCACGAAGCTGCCGTCTGCCCTCTCAGGCGGGCAACAGCAGCGCGTGGCGCTTGCCCGCGCCATGGCGATGCGGCCTGGTGTGATCCTGTTCGACGAACCGCTTTCCAATCTCGACGCCAAGCTACGCGAGCAGGTGCGCTTCGAAATCCGCGCGCTTCAGGCAAAACACGGCTTCACCGCGATCTACGTCACCCATGACCAAGCCGAGGCGCTCGCCATGTCCGACAGGATCGTCGTGCTGAATGGCGGCCGTATCGAGCAGATCGATACGCCGGCTGCGATCTACGACCGCCCAGCCAGCCGTTTCGTCGCCGATTTCATCGGCGCCGCCAATATCCTCAAGGCCGATATTCTGGGCTTGGAAGCTGAAACGACCTGGCGTGTGCGCACCGATCTCGGGGAATTCGACATCCGCTCGGAGAGCGACCCCAAGGCGTCGAACCATTTCGTCTGCTGGCGGCCGGAAGCGGCCGAGATCGTCTTGGAGGCGCAAACGCCCCAATCCAATACATTCCAGGCCGTCGTAACGGCCCAGGCCTTCCAGGGCAATGTCACCGACGTGCTTGTCAGAAGCGGCAAAAGCGATGCCGCCTATCGCATCCAGACGCGCCGGCCGCTGACCGTCGGAGCCTCCGTCATGGTGCGCGTCGATCCCGCAAGCTTCTGTTTCCTGGAGGCGACGCATTGA
- a CDS encoding antitoxin, whose translation MPQYARVFQSGNSQAVRLPKEFRFDVDQVEVTREGDAVILRPRAERGVRWASLHSALERGLSDDFMAEGREQPEGQERPDLQDLFK comes from the coding sequence ATGCCGCAATATGCGCGTGTATTTCAATCCGGCAATTCGCAAGCCGTCCGGCTGCCGAAAGAGTTCCGCTTCGACGTCGACCAGGTGGAGGTGACGCGGGAAGGCGATGCTGTCATTCTTCGGCCACGGGCCGAGCGCGGCGTGCGGTGGGCATCGTTGCATAGCGCCTTGGAGCGCGGCCTCAGCGACGATTTCATGGCGGAAGGGCGAGAGCAGCCGGAGGGGCAGGAGCGGCCTGATCTTCAGGACCTGTTCAAGTGA